Genomic DNA from Methanomassiliicoccales archaeon:
GAGTCACGCGAAGGATCAGACGAAGGGTCCACATGGAAGAGAGGGGGATGTCCCAGGCAGACCTCATGGATACAGTGATGGAGTTCAGGAATTCGCGGGAGGAAGGGGGGGTACTGTTCGCGGTCATGGGGGGAAGGATCAGCGAGGGTCTTGACTTCCCCGATAAGGACCTTGAGGCAGCTCTTGTCGTTGGCATTCCGTATCCCAAGCCCTCCGCGAGGCAGAGATCCCTACTCCACTACTACGAGCTGAAGTTTGGAAGGGGTTGGGACTACACGGTCAAGGCTCCCGCGACCAGGAAGGTGCTGCAAGCCATCGGAAGGCTCATCAGGACCGAGAATGACATTGGGGTGGCCGTGATACTCGATCGGAGGGCGGAGCAGTTCTCGACCTCTTTGAGGATACGACTCTCCGATTCCATTGTACGCGATGTTCACGAGTTCTTCGAGCGAAGAGAATCTCGCGATATGCTTGATAATCCGAAAAGAACTTAACAATTCAACTGAATCATCCGGCGATGGAGGAAGTCCTGGTCGCATTGAGCGGGATATGGCTGATGCTGCCCGCCCTACTGCCAAACTCAGCTGCGGTCATCTTCGGAGGCGGAACACCGGTGGACTTCGGAAAATCATGGGGCGGCAAGCGTATACTGGGCGACGGAAAGACATGGTGTGGCCTCATCGGGGGCTGCTCTGCGGGTGTGGCCTTGGGACTGGTGTGTATGATGGTCGCCTTCCCCTTCGACAGCGAGACGCTTTGGGGGTTCGGATCCTATCCCGAGGCTCTCGGCGTGATCTTCGTCCTATCGCTCGGCTCGTTGCTCGGGGATATGGGCGGATCCCTCCTCAAGAGAAGGCTCGGTGTCGAGAGAGGAGCCAAGATGCCCGTTCTGGACCAATATGATTTCCTCATCGGCTCCATCATACTGCTGCTCATATTCTACCCTGACTGGTTTATCGGGAACTACTGGGATGGAAACCGGTGGATAGCCTTGATAACGCTGCTGGTGGCGGTCCCACTGTTACACCGAGGTGTTAATATAATCGGTTACAAAATGGGGAAGAAGGACGTTCCATGGTGATAACATGACTCAAGATCTTAAGGAATCCCTCAAGGAGTGTGGCGCCCTGATGTACGGTACCTTCACGCTCTCG
This window encodes:
- a CDS encoding CDP-2,3-bis-(O-geranylgeranyl)-sn-glycerol synthase, encoding MEEVLVALSGIWLMLPALLPNSAAVIFGGGTPVDFGKSWGGKRILGDGKTWCGLIGGCSAGVALGLVCMMVAFPFDSETLWGFGSYPEALGVIFVLSLGSLLGDMGGSLLKRRLGVERGAKMPVLDQYDFLIGSIILLLIFYPDWFIGNYWDGNRWIALITLLVAVPLLHRGVNIIGYKMGKKDVPW